The following DNA comes from Musa acuminata AAA Group cultivar baxijiao chromosome BXJ1-4, Cavendish_Baxijiao_AAA, whole genome shotgun sequence.
agtgttgtgggaaacaaccttaagtcgtggcctcggggccgacgtggctcggtttaagtccggatgacgggggatcTTCCCGAGACGGTGTTCGAGTCCGCTGAGGTGGCCGATTACGATAGTCCAATTgggacggggtcgtcgtttcctccggaCAAGAACTCCTTGCCTGCGCGTCcagaggggaccttcggcttcgcacctgcacaaaggtcgggtcggggtgctcggcctaacccctccgacgatcaagtcagtagaTGGTAAagggggtttctttagctaagtttATCCTCTTgtgtgcctcctcttcttcctgatGAACGCGAGGGCATTTATAGGGAATGTTATCGTTGTTTGATGTGCCTGCCCATAGGGGGCAGAATCGTACTTCTGGTAGTGTCTGACACcgatgttggcgtggcgtgagggaccGAGCCTGAGCCGGGCGTTAATGTGCGACCGACGTTCTGATCtatttgaccaggtgctgtcgggTCGATTGAGGCGTGAGGTGTCATTTGGGGCAGCTGATgtcagcccgagtcttgtcgtcattattatcctcatcaattaGTAACGACTAGTGTTAATGcgaagggatatatatatatatatatatatatatatatatatatatatatatatatatatatatatatatatatatattattggtgtttgaaaaagaaatcaaAGTAAAGAAAGAAAGATTGAAAAAAACTATAATCCTTGGAGGAAGAGGATAAGGTGGTGACCGGAAACACCATGTCTTCCGCCACCTTCACCTCCGCCCTCAGCGCTGGCGTTGGCGGCAGCATCTCACACACACGCGAGCCGCCTTCCGCGGTCCACCCCATCCTTCCCGCTGACCACGCAGTCGCCCTGATCGACCGGTGCCGCTCGGCCCGCCACCTCCTCGAGCTCCACGGCGCCGTCCTCCGTGCGGGGCTCCACCACCACCCTATCGTCGACTTCAAGCTCCAGCGCACTTACTCCGCCCTTGGCCGCCTCGACCGCTCCTTGACTCTCCTCCGCCTCACCCCGAACCCCAATGTCTTCTTCTGGACTGCCGCCGTCCATGCCCACGCCCTCCATGGCCTCCACCACGAGGCCCTCCTCCTTTTCTCCGACATGCTCTCTGCCTCCGTCGAGCCCAACGCCTTCACCTTCTCCTCCGCCCTAAAGGCCTGCCCTTTGGGCCCCGGCCGTGCACTCCACGCCCACTCCCTGAAGCTCGTCCTCAATTCCGACCCTTACGTCGCCACCGCGCTCCTCGACATGTACGCCCGCGGCGGGGAGGTCGTCTCCGCCCGCCGTCTATTCGACGCAATGCCCGAGAAGAGGCTCGTCTCCTCCACTGCGATGATCACTTGCTACGCGAAAATGGGGGATTTGGACAACGCCAGGCAACTGTTCGACGAAATGGATGAGAGAGACTGTGTCTGTTGGAACATAATGATCGACGGGTACACTCAACACGGACGGCCCAACGAGGCTCTGCTACTCTTCAGGCAGATGTTATCATCATCGACGAAGCCGAACGAGGTGACAGTGATCTCGGTGCTCTCTGCTATCGCCCAGCAGGGCTCCGTTGGCTCCGGCAGATGGGTGCACTCCTACATCGAGAACAATCCGATAGAGTTCAATGCCAGAGTGGGCACCGCACTGATCGACATGTATTGCAAATGCGGCAGCTTGGAGGATGCTTGCAAGGTGTTCGACAGCATCGAGAACAAGGATGTGGTCGTTTGGAATTCGATGATTGGGGGATATGCAATGCACGGGCACAGCCATAAGGCGCTCGAGCTGTTCTCCGGACTACGTGCCGAAGGCCTCCAACCAACGGATATCACATTCATCGGAGTCCTCAATGTTTGTAGTCACTCGGGCTTAATCGAGGAAGGGCGCGAGTACTTCCGCTCGATGGAGAAGGACTACGGAATCGAGCCCAAGATCGAGCACTACGGCTGCATAGTCGATCTCCTCGGGCGAGCAGGGCTCGTCGATGAAGCATACGAGCTTGTTCAGAGCATGAAGATACCACCAGACCCTGTCATCTGGGGCTCATTATTGGCTGCATGCAGGCTTCACAGAAACATGGCTTTAGGGGAGAAGATTGCCAATTTCCTGGTTCGCAATGGCCTCGCCAACTCCGGCACATACATTCTTCTATCTAACATCTATGCTGCAGTTGGGAACTGGGAGGCCGTGGCACAAGTGAGGGCCCTGATGAAGGAGAACAAGGTGCAGAAGGAGCCTGGATGCACTTCAATCGAGGTAGCCAACAAAGTGTACGAGTTTGTGGTAGGTGACATGAGCCATCCAAAAAGTGAAGAGATCTACACCATGTTGGAGGAGCTCAATGGGCTGCTCAGAGCTCATGGATACGTCCCGCAGACCGAGCTGGTGCTTCATGATCTCGAGGAGGCGGCGAAGGAGCGAGCGCTCGGAGTCCATAGCGAGAAGCTGGCGATCGCCTTCGGTCTGATAAGCACGCAGCCGGGGACGACGATCAAGATTGCCAAGAACCTTCGTGTTTGTGTGGATTGCCACACGGCCACCAAGCTCATCGCCAAGATTACGGGGCGCAAGATCGTCGTCAGAGATCGGAATCGGTTCCACCATTTCGTTGATGGTTCGTGTTCTTGTGGGGATTATTGGTGACTGTATATACGTCCATGCATCTTTGTATTCAAATGCAGTTTTAACGACTTATTATCTAATAagtttcatttaaaaaaaatcttaaattatatatattattatattaatgatttattatgacgtGAAATTAACAGatatttatatgttatatttttaaaaatataagaattattttagacacgaataaACCATAAGAGCTTGAGTAGTCCATGATCAAAACGACGTGGGACTAAAATGAATCTTaatcttttttaaacttaaattatttatatttttatattaataatttattatgagttaacatAATAAGTAAGTAAATTTTAACATATGTCAATTCAAACTTGTCGAGAGAAAattatatgttatttttttaaaaatataataattattttagatataaataaatcataaaagctGCTTAAATTATCTATGACCTAAATCACATGTTCTAAATGAACCTTAACCCTAAAGTCTCCGAGACAAAAATACTCAGAGACATGGACGGCTGCTTGGGTTGGCGACATGCACGACTTCCATCACATCATAATATGCAAGGAAGCTTCACTGAATGGCCTACCTAACAATGAGGTCTTCGGCCATTTATATAAGCTGTACATCACCTCTCACCTTCTTCTTATGCAAATCAAAAAAAGAATCAATGAATCTGACAATCCCGTGTGGAACAAACATTCTCTCTTTCAGACATGCTATTTTGGTGAGAAGTCAGACCAGCTTGTTGTTTTCTTGTCAACTTCAGCACATGTTGATCATGTTCATGCATCGTCACTGTTTGATTCATGCACATAATTCTACTCAAATCAAGATGCCATTCTGAGACTTGATCCACACTACAGGTCCACGATGCTGAGCCTAATCCTTGTTATCTGTTTTGAGAACCTGCCAATGAAGTTTCAGAGCTCTGATGACTATATACTTGTGTCGATGGATAAGCTCTCATGTCGTATATATGCTGCCGGCGTCTCCTCACCAAGAGCTTGACAAGACACCATGGGAAGAGCTCCCTGCTGCGACAAAGCCAACGTGAAGAAGGGACAATGGTCGCCTGACGAGGACGCCAAGCTTAAGTCCTACATCGAGCATCACGGCACCGGCGGCAACTGGATCGCGCTCCCAAACAAGATCGGTGAGTTACTCGCGTCTGCTTGTTTACTGGCTCGATCTCTCTTGTCATGCGAGTCAATGTGTTTGCTCTGTTTGCTGCATCGAATAGGGCTTAAGCGCTGCGGGAAGAGCTGCCGCCTCCGGTGGCTGAACTACCTTCGGCCTAACCTCAAGCGCGGAGGGTTCTCCGAAGAAGAAGACGACATCATATGCAGGTTGTTCGTCAGCATCGGAAGCAGGTGAGTGCCGCTGACTCCGTCGTCCATCCGTCGAACAGCAGAAATGCTTGGTTGCTCCGCTGACTCTTTCTTCTCCGGTGGTCGATAGGTGGTCTGTGATCGCTTCACAATTGCCGGGGAGGACCGATAACGacgtcaagaactactggaatacAAGGCTGAAGAAGAAGCTCTTGGGCAAGCACGCGAAGGGAGCAGAAGCTAAGGGAGATGACAATGGCGGGATCACTGGCTCGCCTCAGCAACCTGCTCCAATCGATCACGT
Coding sequences within:
- the LOC135671536 gene encoding pentatricopeptide repeat-containing protein ELI1, chloroplastic-like produces the protein MSSATFTSALSAGVGGSISHTREPPSAVHPILPADHAVALIDRCRSARHLLELHGAVLRAGLHHHPIVDFKLQRTYSALGRLDRSLTLLRLTPNPNVFFWTAAVHAHALHGLHHEALLLFSDMLSASVEPNAFTFSSALKACPLGPGRALHAHSLKLVLNSDPYVATALLDMYARGGEVVSARRLFDAMPEKRLVSSTAMITCYAKMGDLDNARQLFDEMDERDCVCWNIMIDGYTQHGRPNEALLLFRQMLSSSTKPNEVTVISVLSAIAQQGSVGSGRWVHSYIENNPIEFNARVGTALIDMYCKCGSLEDACKVFDSIENKDVVVWNSMIGGYAMHGHSHKALELFSGLRAEGLQPTDITFIGVLNVCSHSGLIEEGREYFRSMEKDYGIEPKIEHYGCIVDLLGRAGLVDEAYELVQSMKIPPDPVIWGSLLAACRLHRNMALGEKIANFLVRNGLANSGTYILLSNIYAAVGNWEAVAQVRALMKENKVQKEPGCTSIEVANKVYEFVVGDMSHPKSEEIYTMLEELNGLLRAHGYVPQTELVLHDLEEAAKERALGVHSEKLAIAFGLISTQPGTTIKIAKNLRVCVDCHTATKLIAKITGRKIVVRDRNRFHHFVDGSCSCGDYW
- the LOC135672648 gene encoding transcription factor RAX3-like; its protein translation is MGRAPCCDKANVKKGQWSPDEDAKLKSYIEHHGTGGNWIALPNKIGLKRCGKSCRLRWLNYLRPNLKRGGFSEEEDDIICRLFVSIGSRWSVIASQLPGRTDNDVKNYWNTRLKKKLLGKHAKGAEAKGDDNGGITGSPQQPAPIDHVRHELDGRFYIDAANHGSDRN